In Schizosaccharomyces osmophilus chromosome 2, complete sequence, the following proteins share a genomic window:
- the chk1 gene encoding Chk1 protein kinase, whose translation MTKSIENFPCHIGKEIGTGAFASVRLCYDENAKIYAVKFINKKFATKCMGSSVWARRIASEVQLHRLCNGHKNIIHFYDTAENLHWRWVTLEFAQGGDLFDKIEPDVGVDEDVAQFYFAQLMEGISFMHSKGVAHRDLKPENILLDYNGNLKLSDFGFASLYAYKGKSRLLNSPVGSPPYAAPEITGQYDGAKVDIWSCGIILFALLSGNTPWDEAISNTGDYLIYRKQGERPSSYPWNRLSPGAYSVITGMLRTDPSKRFPTKRILQHPWLTSNISFRTDNGNCSDPVALASRLMLKLHIDLDKPRSSLTDSASYGTISMTQPTTKVSDSDIHDHTAIYGHLSQPVQVNEEVDASELMEKDPSLSQFCNTNGFIERLAGKATNFYEICPPERLTRFYSKASKQYIIDRLYDALRLLAVSLTTKHTIGQSMLYVKLHDKRKCLLQGEIALKTLGHNLELVNFIKSSGDPLEWRTFFKNVVSSLGKPIVLTDITS comes from the exons ATGACAAAGAGTATAGAAAACTTCCCATGCCATATTGGTAAAGAGATTGGAACTGGCGCTTTCGCATC TGTTCGACTTTGCTATGATGAGAATGCAAAAATTTACGCCGTAAAgtttattaataaaaagtttgCAACAAAATGTATGGGCTCCAGTGTCTGGGCACGTAGGATTGCTAGTGAAGTCCAGCTGCATCGTCTATGCAATGGACATAAAAACATAATTCACTTCTATGACACAGCAGAGAACTTACATTGGCGTTGGGTTACTCTTGAATTTGCTCAGGGCGGAGATTTATTTGACAAAATTG AGCCTGACGTTGGGGTTGATGAAGATGTCGCGCAGTTCTATTTTGCTCAATTAATGGAAGGAATATCTTTCATGCACTCAAAAGGTGTTGCTCACAGAGATTTAAAGCCTGAGAACATTTTGCTGGATTACAATGGCAATTTGAAATTATCAGACTTCGGTTTTGCATCTCTCTATGCTTATAAGGGTAAAAGTAGACTTTTAAATAGCCCAGTAGGAAGTCCCCCGTACGCTGCACCAGAGATTACAGGGCAATACGATGGTGCCAAGGTAGATATATGGTCTTGTGGAATAATACTCTTCGCTCTTTTGTCTGGAAATACCCCATGGGATGAGGCTATCAGCAATACGGGAGATTATTTAATCTATAGAAAGCAAGGTGAACGACCGTCTTCTTATCCATGGAATCGCTTGTCGCCAGGCGCATATT CTGTTATCACTGGAATGCTACGTACTGATCCTTCTAAAAGGTTCCCAACAAAACGTATTTTACAGCATCCATGGCTTACTTCTAATATTTCATTCCGTACTGATAATGGAAACTGTTCTGACCCTGTTGCTCTCGCTTCGAGGCTAATGTTGAAGTTGCATATTGATTTGGATAAGCCTCGTTCATCACTTACAGATAGTGCTTC ATATGGAACTATTTCCATGACACAACCAACAACAAAAGTGTCAGATTCTGACATTCATGACCATACAGCTATATATGGTCATCTTTCCCAACCAGTTCAGGTGAATGAAGAGGTTGATGCTTCGGAACTGATGGAAAAGGATCCTTCGTTGAGTCAGTTCTGCAACACGAACGGTTTTATCGAACGACTC GCCGGAAAAGCTACCAACTTTTACGAAATTTGTCCTCCGGAACGGTTAACAAGGTTTTACTCAAAGGCTTCTAAGCAGTATATAATTGATCGGCTTTATGACGCTTTACGTTTGTTAGCGGTTTCTTTAACAACTAAGCATACAATCGGACAGAGTATGCTTTATGTTAAGCTGCATGATAAGAGAAAATGTCTGTTACAGGGTGAAATAGCATTGAAGACGCTAGGTCATAATTTGGAATTAGtgaatttcataaaaagcAGTGGAGATCCACTAGAATGGAGAACATTTTTTAAg AATGTTGTAAGTTCACTTGGAAAACCTATTGTTCTGACTGACATTACTTCTTGA